The proteins below come from a single Asanoa ferruginea genomic window:
- a CDS encoding DUF1996 domain-containing protein produces the protein MSYTDGPRPKRGRAVLWGSVAVAAVALAATAIHLTGALAAGPTETTNAAQTLPAAATGTDTGTPLASPSAPKPTGAKPSAKSPPKAPPQQPTSKGGWVPVDKTVWQQQVAAYQSRKVDPVPAGVADIAEFRADCTYSHRLADDPIVFPGLAGASHMHSFFGNKAVDADTTAGDLTKFTATTCKPVVDHSSYWVPTLYDAATKKPVEPKGFRVYYRSIRNNSTGMMPIPTGLRMIAGDAKKRVATPRGAHGQFYCAFYGPGDLDGVARSSNGNWPICDPNSYATLHYMLQYPDCWDGKHLDSPDHKQHVAYGNDKGCPADHPVRIPSLTFDITYPVKGTSAGYYLSSDPTGRTASSMHGDAFLMWDADAMNKRTKNCVLQRRQCDNDGYEH, from the coding sequence GTGTCGTACACCGACGGTCCGCGTCCGAAACGGGGTCGCGCCGTCCTCTGGGGCAGCGTGGCCGTCGCGGCGGTGGCGCTCGCGGCGACCGCGATCCACCTGACCGGCGCACTGGCTGCCGGTCCCACGGAGACGACGAACGCGGCCCAGACCCTGCCGGCAGCCGCGACCGGCACCGACACCGGCACCCCGCTCGCGTCGCCCTCGGCACCGAAGCCGACCGGCGCGAAACCCTCGGCCAAGAGCCCGCCGAAGGCCCCGCCGCAGCAGCCGACGTCGAAGGGTGGCTGGGTCCCGGTCGACAAGACGGTCTGGCAACAGCAGGTGGCGGCCTACCAGTCCCGCAAGGTCGACCCGGTTCCGGCCGGCGTGGCCGACATCGCCGAGTTCCGGGCCGACTGCACCTACAGCCACCGGCTGGCCGACGACCCGATCGTCTTCCCCGGGCTGGCGGGCGCCTCACACATGCACTCGTTCTTCGGCAACAAGGCGGTCGACGCCGACACCACGGCCGGTGACCTGACCAAGTTCACCGCCACCACCTGCAAGCCGGTGGTCGACCACTCGTCCTACTGGGTGCCGACGCTCTACGACGCCGCCACCAAGAAGCCGGTCGAGCCCAAGGGATTCCGGGTCTACTACCGGTCGATCCGCAACAACTCCACCGGCATGATGCCGATACCCACCGGCCTGCGCATGATCGCCGGCGACGCGAAGAAGCGGGTGGCCACGCCGCGGGGCGCGCACGGCCAGTTCTACTGCGCCTTCTACGGCCCCGGCGACCTCGACGGCGTGGCCCGCAGCAGCAACGGCAACTGGCCGATCTGCGATCCCAACAGCTACGCCACGCTGCACTACATGCTGCAATATCCGGACTGCTGGGACGGCAAGCACCTGGACAGCCCCGACCACAAGCAGCACGTCGCCTACGGCAACGACAAGGGCTGCCCGGCCGACCACCCGGTGCGCATCCCGTCGCTGACGTTCGACATCACCTACCCCGTGAAAGGCACCTCGGCGGGTTACTACCTGTCGTCCGACCCGACGGGCCGCACGGCCTCGTCGATGCACGGCGACGCGTTCCTGATGTGGGACGCCGACGCGATGAACAAGCGCACCAAGAACTGCGTCCTCCAGCGCCGCCAGTGCGACAACGACGGCTACGAGCACTAG
- a CDS encoding ferredoxin reductase family protein: MRLAVKTMAALSLLAVVVLWLSGRDTAPEGAAAYGRLAALVCTDLLLLQVLLMARIPWVEGAFGQDTLARWHRWTGVTSFLLLLAHVVLALGGDPVVRLWQLLSAYQSMVLAVVALAALVLIVATSVRWVRRRIKYEAWHLLHLYAYLGIGLAVPHELLLGSDFQHPAARFAGWTAYLAVAGTVLVFRIGVPVWRTVRHRLVVDRVTYEAPGLVSVYLRGRRLDRLPARAGQFFVWRFLDGEGALRGNPFSLSGPPRKEGLRISVKTVGDGSARVAALRPGTRVLIEGPYGRMTAATYTGGPITMLACGVGVTPLLALLWDLPYEHGAATLVYRTRHAHDVAFLGELRWLARNRGVRLVLLVGPRATADSWLPAEYADYTDADALRELAPDIADHDVYVCGPDAWTAAVLRSARGAGVAPGRLHRERFAW; encoded by the coding sequence GTGCGACTCGCGGTGAAGACGATGGCAGCCCTCAGCCTGCTGGCAGTCGTCGTGCTCTGGCTGAGCGGCCGCGACACCGCCCCGGAGGGCGCCGCGGCCTACGGCCGGCTGGCCGCGCTCGTCTGCACCGACCTGCTGCTGCTCCAGGTGCTGCTGATGGCCCGCATCCCGTGGGTCGAAGGCGCCTTCGGGCAGGACACGCTGGCCCGCTGGCATCGGTGGACCGGCGTGACCTCGTTCCTGCTGTTGCTCGCGCACGTGGTCCTCGCCCTCGGTGGCGACCCGGTCGTGCGGTTGTGGCAGTTGCTTTCGGCGTACCAGAGCATGGTCCTGGCCGTCGTTGCCCTGGCCGCGCTGGTGCTGATCGTGGCGACCTCGGTGCGCTGGGTGCGCCGCCGCATCAAATACGAGGCATGGCATCTGTTGCATCTCTACGCCTACCTCGGTATCGGCCTCGCGGTGCCGCACGAACTGTTGCTGGGCAGCGACTTCCAGCACCCGGCCGCGCGGTTCGCGGGCTGGACGGCCTACCTCGCGGTGGCCGGCACGGTGCTGGTCTTCCGCATCGGTGTGCCGGTCTGGCGCACGGTGCGGCACCGGCTGGTGGTCGACCGGGTGACCTACGAGGCGCCCGGGCTGGTCTCGGTCTACCTGCGCGGCCGGCGGCTCGACCGGCTCCCGGCGCGGGCCGGGCAGTTCTTCGTGTGGCGGTTCCTCGACGGTGAGGGTGCGCTGCGCGGCAACCCGTTCTCGCTGTCCGGCCCGCCGCGCAAGGAGGGCCTGCGGATCAGTGTGAAGACGGTCGGCGACGGGAGCGCGCGGGTCGCCGCACTGCGGCCCGGCACCCGGGTGCTGATCGAGGGGCCCTACGGGCGGATGACCGCGGCCACCTACACCGGCGGGCCGATCACCATGCTCGCCTGCGGTGTCGGGGTGACCCCGCTGCTCGCGCTGCTCTGGGACCTGCCCTACGAGCACGGCGCGGCCACCCTCGTCTACCGCACCCGGCATGCGCATGACGTGGCCTTCCTGGGCGAGTTGCGGTGGCTGGCGCGCAATCGGGGCGTGCGCCTGGTGCTGCTGGTCGGCCCGCGCGCCACGGCCGACTCGTGGCTGCCGGCCGAGTACGCCGACTACACCGACGCCGACGCCCTGCGCGAGTTGGCCCCGGACATCGCCGACCACGACGTCTACGTCTGCGGCCCGGACGCGTGGACCGCGGCCGTGCTGCGGTCCGCGCGCGGTGCCGGCGTGGCTCCCGGCCGGCTGCACCGGGAGCGCTTCGCCTGGTGA
- a CDS encoding DUF305 domain-containing protein: MTRKRFAALLIATALLPAVTGCTQPAPAAPVVVPTATTTSFGGTDLAWIEINIAMNDQVLPLLALVPTRVADPALKTLSAQVQTSATAELATLRVLHDEAGLPPENPHEGMLMPGLVPTEAVTEAAKLSGPPFDKALREQLKGYLEQSHRLAQDEQKAGTDPQTLALAASAATMRDTALKQLTA; this comes from the coding sequence ATGACGAGAAAACGATTCGCGGCGCTTCTCATCGCCACCGCGCTGCTGCCGGCCGTCACCGGATGCACCCAGCCGGCGCCCGCTGCCCCGGTCGTGGTTCCCACCGCCACCACCACCAGCTTCGGCGGCACCGACCTGGCCTGGATCGAGATAAACATCGCGATGAACGATCAGGTCCTGCCGCTGCTGGCCCTGGTGCCGACCCGCGTTGCCGACCCGGCGCTGAAGACGCTGAGCGCGCAGGTCCAGACCTCCGCGACAGCCGAACTGGCCACCTTGCGGGTCCTGCACGACGAGGCGGGCCTGCCACCGGAGAACCCGCACGAGGGCATGCTGATGCCCGGCCTGGTGCCAACCGAGGCGGTGACCGAGGCGGCGAAACTCTCCGGCCCGCCTTTCGACAAGGCGCTCAGAGAGCAACTCAAGGGCTATCTCGAGCAGAGCCACCGGCTGGCCCAGGACGAGCAGAAGGCCGGCACGGACCCGCAGACCCTCGCGTTGGCGGCGAGCGCCGCGACCATGCGCGACACCGCCCTGAAGCAGCTGACCGCCTAG